From a single Couchioplanes caeruleus genomic region:
- the infC gene encoding translation initiation factor IF-3, producing the protein MNEQIRAREVRLVGPEGEQVGIVPLERALQLAADVDLDLVEVAPMARPPVCKLMDFGKFKYESALKAREARRNQQQTVIKEMKLRPKIDPHDYETKKGHVVRFLKAGDKVKVTIMFRGREQSRPELGFRLLRRLSEEISELGFVEASPKQDGRNMIMVLAPHRATKAAAAATIAANARPPREPREEDGAEAPPAEAPADTTAE; encoded by the coding sequence GTGAACGAGCAGATCCGGGCACGGGAAGTCCGGCTGGTCGGACCTGAGGGTGAGCAGGTGGGCATCGTCCCGCTCGAGCGCGCCCTGCAGCTGGCCGCGGACGTCGACCTGGACCTGGTCGAGGTGGCGCCGATGGCGCGCCCGCCGGTGTGCAAGCTCATGGACTTCGGCAAGTTCAAGTACGAGAGTGCACTCAAGGCGCGCGAAGCCCGGCGCAACCAGCAACAGACCGTCATCAAGGAAATGAAGCTGCGGCCGAAGATCGACCCGCACGACTACGAGACCAAGAAGGGTCACGTGGTGCGGTTCCTCAAGGCGGGCGACAAGGTCAAGGTGACGATCATGTTCCGCGGCCGTGAGCAGAGCCGTCCGGAGCTGGGCTTCCGGCTCCTGCGCCGGCTCAGCGAGGAAATCTCGGAGCTCGGCTTCGTCGAGGCCAGTCCCAAGCAGGACGGCCGCAACATGATCATGGTGCTGGCGCCTCACCGGGCCACCAAGGCGGCCGCCGCGGCCACGATCGCGGCCAACGCCCGCCCGCCGCGGGAACCGCGCGAGGAAGACGGTGCCGAGGCACCGCCGGCCGAAGCCCCCGCCGACACCACCGCAGAGTGA
- the rpmI gene encoding 50S ribosomal protein L35, with the protein MPKMKSHTGMGKRVKLTGKGKIVREQAGKRHLLEGKSSHVTRRMTGTVVVAKADVKRVKKLLGR; encoded by the coding sequence GTGCCGAAGATGAAGAGCCACACCGGCATGGGTAAGCGGGTGAAGCTCACCGGCAAGGGCAAGATCGTCCGCGAGCAGGCCGGCAAGCGGCACCTGCTGGAGGGCAAGTCCTCCCACGTCACGCGCCGGATGACCGGCACCGTCGTGGTCGCCAAGGCCGACGTGAAGCGCGTGAAGAAGTTGCTCGGCCGCTGA
- the rplT gene encoding 50S ribosomal protein L20 encodes MARVKRAVNAQKKRRTLLETASGYRGQRSRLYRKAKEQVLHSMQYAYRDRRDRKGDFRQLWITRINAGARANGLTYNRLIQGLKLAGVEVDRKILADMAVNDAASFAAIVEIARAAVAAEGTGGAAAQAA; translated from the coding sequence ATGGCACGCGTCAAGCGGGCAGTGAACGCCCAGAAGAAGCGTCGCACGTTGCTGGAGACTGCCAGCGGCTATCGCGGACAGCGCTCGCGCCTGTACCGCAAGGCCAAGGAGCAGGTGCTGCACTCGATGCAGTACGCGTACCGCGACCGCCGTGACCGCAAGGGCGACTTCCGCCAGCTGTGGATCACGCGCATCAACGCGGGCGCCCGGGCCAACGGCCTGACCTACAACCGCCTCATCCAGGGCCTCAAGCTGGCCGGCGTCGAGGTGGACCGCAAGATCCTGGCCGACATGGCCGTCAACGACGCCGCCTCGTTCGCGGCGATCGTCGAGATCGCTCGCGCCGCCGTGGCGGCCGAGGGCACGGGCGGCGCCGCCGCCCAGGCTGCCTGA
- a CDS encoding TrmH family RNA methyltransferase: MTFTPRTPRVVAARRLQRRRDRDQTGRFLAEGPQAVRSALAAGVVLELFGTDAALTRHGDLAMQAPVVSPVTEEGLAALAETVQPQGLVAVCEQVDVPLSGALAKKPRLVAVAAEIRDPGNAGTVLRTADAAGAGALVFAGDAVDPYNGKCVRSSAGSLFNVDVVRSPLTVAGDLRAAGLQVLATTGYGDSDLDDLLDDGTLAAPTAWLFGSEAHGLPDDLLKAADRRVRVPIYGGAESLNLAAAAAVCLYASARAQRSPRRPS; encoded by the coding sequence GTGACGTTCACCCCCCGTACCCCGAGGGTTGTCGCGGCCCGGCGCCTTCAGCGCCGCCGCGACCGCGACCAGACCGGCCGCTTCCTCGCCGAGGGACCGCAGGCCGTGCGCTCGGCCCTGGCCGCGGGGGTCGTCCTCGAGCTGTTCGGTACGGACGCAGCCCTCACCCGCCACGGCGATCTCGCGATGCAGGCGCCCGTCGTGTCCCCGGTGACCGAGGAAGGACTCGCCGCGCTCGCCGAGACCGTCCAGCCGCAGGGCCTCGTCGCGGTGTGCGAGCAGGTCGACGTGCCGCTGTCCGGCGCCCTGGCCAAGAAACCCCGGCTGGTGGCGGTCGCGGCGGAGATCCGCGACCCGGGCAACGCGGGTACGGTCCTGCGCACCGCCGACGCCGCCGGGGCCGGAGCCCTGGTGTTCGCCGGCGACGCGGTGGACCCGTACAACGGGAAGTGTGTGCGTTCCTCGGCCGGAAGTCTGTTCAACGTGGACGTGGTCCGGTCGCCGCTGACCGTCGCCGGCGACCTGCGCGCCGCCGGGCTGCAGGTGCTGGCCACCACCGGGTACGGCGACAGCGACCTCGACGACCTCCTCGACGACGGCACCCTCGCCGCCCCCACGGCCTGGCTCTTCGGTTCCGAGGCGCACGGGCTCCCCGACGACCTGTTGAAGGCGGCGGACCGGCGGGTGCGCGTACCCATCTACGGCGGCGCCGAGAGCCTTAACCTGGCTGCCGCGGCGGCCGTCTGCTTGTATGCTTCGGCCAGAGCGCAACGCTCCCCGAGGAGACCGTCATGA
- the pheS gene encoding phenylalanine--tRNA ligase subunit alpha, protein MSYRNDPYDPKQAALLAPEALEAAVAEAEKAFAAAADLDALGALKPAHLGDRSPVSLARREIGSLPPAAKSDAGKRVNVARQSIQGAYDARLAELELERAARVLVEERVDVTLPWDRRPRGARHPLTTLMEHMADLFIGMGYDVVEGPELELEWANFDALNIGPDHPARGLMDTFYVDLPGLVMRTHTSPGQVRTMLTRQPPIYVVSPGRAYRTDDLDATHSPVFHQIEGLVVDEGITMAHLKGTLDHFARAMFGPDARTRWRPHYFPFTEPSAEFDVWFAQHRDGPRWVEWGGCGMVNPRVLTACGIDPERYSGFAFGMGVERTLMFRNGVSDMHDMVEGDVRFTRNFGMAV, encoded by the coding sequence ATGTCCTACCGCAACGATCCGTACGATCCGAAGCAGGCAGCCCTGCTCGCCCCCGAGGCCCTCGAGGCCGCGGTCGCCGAGGCCGAGAAGGCGTTCGCCGCGGCGGCCGACCTCGACGCGCTCGGCGCGCTCAAGCCCGCCCACCTGGGCGATCGCTCGCCGGTGTCGCTGGCCCGGCGCGAGATCGGCTCGCTGCCGCCGGCCGCCAAGTCCGACGCCGGCAAGCGCGTCAACGTGGCGCGGCAGTCCATCCAGGGCGCGTACGACGCCCGCCTCGCCGAGCTGGAGCTCGAGCGGGCCGCCCGGGTGCTGGTCGAGGAGCGCGTCGACGTCACCCTGCCGTGGGACCGCCGCCCGCGCGGCGCCCGGCACCCGCTGACCACGCTCATGGAGCACATGGCCGACCTGTTCATCGGCATGGGCTACGACGTCGTCGAGGGGCCCGAGCTCGAGCTCGAATGGGCGAACTTCGACGCGCTCAACATCGGCCCGGACCACCCCGCGCGCGGGCTCATGGACACGTTCTACGTGGACCTGCCCGGCCTGGTGATGCGGACGCACACGTCCCCCGGCCAGGTGCGCACTATGCTGACCCGGCAACCGCCGATCTACGTGGTCAGCCCGGGGCGGGCGTACCGGACGGACGACCTGGACGCCACGCACAGCCCGGTGTTCCACCAGATCGAGGGCCTCGTCGTCGACGAGGGCATCACCATGGCCCACCTCAAGGGCACGCTCGACCACTTCGCCCGTGCGATGTTCGGTCCGGACGCGCGCACCCGCTGGCGCCCGCACTACTTCCCGTTCACCGAGCCGTCCGCGGAGTTCGACGTCTGGTTCGCCCAGCACCGCGACGGCCCGCGCTGGGTCGAGTGGGGCGGCTGCGGCATGGTCAACCCGCGGGTGCTCACCGCCTGCGGCATCGACCCGGAGCGCTACTCCGGCTTCGCGTTCGGCATGGGCGTCGAGCGCACGCTGATGTTCCGCAACGGCGTGAGCGACATGCACGACATGGTGGAGGGTGACGTCCGGTTCACCCGCAACTTCGGTATGGCGGTCTGA
- the pheT gene encoding phenylalanine--tRNA ligase subunit beta — MKLSLSWLREYVELPAPVDAAELERKLVDLGIEVESVVDQAATIKGDLVVGRVLEIEELTGFKKPIRFCRVDVGNAAAQEIVCGARNFAVGDLVVVILPGGELPGGFTIGARKTYGRNSNGMICSAAELGLSGDHSGIIVLPPETAAPGTDARPVVGLDDVIVDVEITPDRGYQMSVRGIARELSYAYAAAYTDPGSAAAPAGTAEVPYEIRIEDTVGCDRFAARVVRGIDPSAPSPEWMQRRLIAAGIRSISLAVDITNYLMLELGQPMHVFDLNLLRGGLVVRRARPGEKLTTLDGVARVLDAEDMVICDDSGPISLAAVMGGETSEVQPDTVDVLLEAAHWDPVMVGRTARRHKLFSEAAKRWERGVDPQLPLVALQRAVELLTTHAGGTVDERILDIDHVVPPAPVPLPGNLASRRIGVAYPVEQVTELLGQVGCAVKGVEPLEVTPPSWRPDLLAPIDLVEEVARLGGYDAIPSVLPPARGGRGLTPEQVRRRAIGVALAENGYVEVLSYPFMTPAAADTLGLPADDPRRSAVRLANPLSEQEPLLRTTLLPPLLATLKRNLGRGERDLAIYETGTVFLPHLATTAPPVLGVDHGPSEEDWTAANAIVPEQPWHLAAALTGDVTPAGWWGEGRPATWADAVEAARVALAAAGMTPDRVTVRAADHAPWHPGRCAAISVDGILVGHAGELHPSVLSALDLPKRTCAMEIDLDAIPARPVTMAAAISTFPPALIDVALVVGAAVPAADVEAALVAGAGELLESVRLFDVYASEQLGEGLKSLAYKLIFRAPDRTLTVEEAVAARDAAVASAAARTGAVLRGA; from the coding sequence ATGAAGCTGTCCCTGTCCTGGCTGCGCGAGTACGTCGAGCTGCCGGCGCCCGTCGACGCCGCCGAGCTCGAGCGCAAGCTGGTCGACCTCGGCATCGAGGTGGAGTCCGTCGTCGACCAGGCCGCCACGATCAAGGGCGACCTGGTCGTCGGCCGGGTGCTCGAGATCGAGGAGCTGACCGGCTTCAAGAAGCCCATCCGCTTCTGCCGCGTCGACGTCGGCAACGCGGCGGCGCAGGAGATCGTCTGCGGCGCCCGCAACTTCGCGGTGGGCGACCTGGTGGTCGTCATCCTGCCCGGCGGCGAGCTGCCCGGCGGTTTCACGATCGGCGCGCGCAAGACGTACGGGCGCAACTCCAACGGCATGATCTGCTCCGCCGCCGAGCTGGGCCTCAGCGGCGACCACTCGGGCATCATCGTGCTCCCGCCGGAGACCGCTGCGCCCGGCACCGACGCGCGTCCCGTGGTCGGGCTCGACGACGTCATCGTCGACGTGGAGATCACCCCGGACCGCGGCTACCAGATGAGCGTCCGGGGCATCGCCCGCGAGCTGTCGTACGCGTACGCCGCCGCGTACACCGACCCGGGTTCCGCCGCGGCGCCGGCCGGCACCGCGGAGGTGCCGTACGAGATCCGCATCGAGGACACGGTCGGCTGCGACCGCTTCGCGGCGCGGGTGGTCCGCGGCATCGACCCGTCGGCGCCGTCGCCGGAGTGGATGCAGCGCCGGCTCATCGCGGCGGGCATCCGGTCGATCTCGCTCGCCGTCGACATCACCAACTACCTGATGCTCGAGCTCGGGCAGCCCATGCACGTGTTCGACCTCAACCTGCTGCGCGGCGGGCTGGTCGTGCGCCGGGCCCGCCCGGGGGAGAAGCTGACCACCCTGGACGGTGTCGCGCGGGTGCTCGACGCCGAGGACATGGTGATCTGCGACGACTCCGGCCCGATCTCGCTCGCCGCGGTCATGGGCGGCGAGACCAGCGAGGTGCAGCCGGACACCGTGGACGTGCTGCTCGAGGCGGCCCACTGGGACCCGGTGATGGTCGGGCGCACGGCCCGGCGGCACAAGCTGTTCAGCGAGGCCGCCAAGCGGTGGGAGCGCGGTGTCGACCCGCAGCTGCCGCTGGTCGCGCTGCAGCGGGCCGTCGAGCTGCTCACCACGCACGCGGGCGGCACGGTCGACGAGCGGATCCTCGACATCGACCACGTCGTCCCGCCCGCCCCGGTGCCGCTGCCCGGCAACCTCGCGAGCCGGCGCATCGGCGTGGCGTACCCGGTGGAGCAGGTCACCGAGCTGCTCGGCCAGGTCGGCTGCGCTGTCAAGGGCGTCGAGCCGCTCGAGGTCACCCCGCCGTCGTGGCGGCCCGACCTGCTCGCCCCCATCGACCTGGTCGAGGAGGTGGCGCGGCTCGGCGGCTACGACGCGATCCCCAGCGTGCTGCCCCCGGCCCGCGGCGGTCGCGGCCTGACGCCGGAACAGGTCCGGCGGCGTGCGATCGGGGTCGCCCTGGCCGAGAACGGGTACGTCGAGGTGCTCTCGTACCCGTTCATGACGCCGGCCGCGGCCGACACGCTCGGCCTGCCCGCCGACGACCCGCGCCGCAGCGCGGTCCGCCTGGCGAACCCGCTGTCCGAACAGGAGCCGCTGCTGCGTACCACGCTGCTGCCGCCGCTGCTCGCGACGCTGAAGCGCAACCTCGGCCGCGGCGAGCGCGACCTGGCGATCTACGAGACGGGTACGGTGTTCCTGCCGCACCTGGCCACCACGGCCCCGCCCGTGCTGGGCGTCGACCACGGCCCGTCCGAGGAGGACTGGACCGCGGCCAACGCGATCGTGCCGGAGCAGCCGTGGCACCTCGCGGCGGCGCTGACCGGCGACGTCACCCCGGCCGGCTGGTGGGGCGAGGGACGGCCGGCCACCTGGGCCGACGCGGTCGAGGCGGCCCGCGTCGCGCTCGCGGCGGCGGGCATGACCCCGGACCGCGTCACCGTCCGGGCGGCGGACCACGCCCCCTGGCACCCGGGCCGCTGCGCGGCGATCTCGGTCGACGGCATCCTGGTCGGCCACGCCGGCGAGCTCCACCCCTCGGTGCTCTCGGCGCTCGACCTGCCGAAGCGCACCTGCGCGATGGAGATCGACCTCGACGCGATCCCCGCCCGCCCGGTCACCATGGCCGCGGCCATCTCCACGTTCCCGCCGGCCCTGATCGACGTCGCCCTCGTCGTCGGCGCGGCGGTCCCGGCGGCGGACGTCGAGGCGGCGCTGGTCGCGGGCGCGGGAGAGCTGCTCGAGTCGGTGCGGCTCTTCGACGTGTACGCGTCGGAGCAGTTGGGCGAGGGGCTGAAGAGCCTCGCGTACAAGCTGATCTTCCGCGCGCCGGACCGCACGCTCACCGTCGAGGAAGCGGTGGCCGCCCGGGACGCGGCGGTGGCTTCGGCGGCGGCCCGTACGGGCGCGGTGCTGCGCGGGGCGTGA
- a CDS encoding SAM hydrolase/SAM-dependent halogenase family protein, producing the protein MLLTVVADYGIGDLAFAEVRQRFAQLLPEADVAAIPVPPFDTVSAGFCVAQLAFGDGPADRVIYANVAPRQDEGEPREDNAGERLVAARLDSGVLVVGVAAGASLSFLAAEGVPLHAVNVADAGSQFRSRDVFPGAVAGLVRGDDGLLGDPVTVASVPERAVVYTDGYGNLKTSWYDAPADTGTTVRVRIAGAEVEAMVSDGVFTVPAGTVSFAPGSSGWGGRACYELFARGGNAAELFGFPTSGTPVEVG; encoded by the coding sequence ATGCTTCTGACGGTGGTGGCCGACTACGGCATCGGGGATCTCGCGTTCGCCGAGGTGCGGCAGAGGTTCGCCCAGCTTCTGCCCGAGGCGGACGTCGCCGCCATCCCGGTGCCGCCGTTCGACACGGTCAGCGCCGGGTTCTGCGTGGCGCAGCTGGCCTTCGGCGACGGGCCGGCCGACCGGGTGATCTACGCGAACGTGGCACCCCGGCAGGACGAGGGCGAGCCGCGCGAGGACAACGCCGGTGAGCGGCTCGTGGCCGCCCGGCTCGACTCCGGCGTGCTCGTGGTCGGGGTGGCCGCGGGCGCGAGCCTGTCGTTCCTGGCCGCCGAGGGGGTGCCGCTGCACGCGGTGAACGTGGCGGACGCCGGGTCGCAGTTCCGGTCCCGGGACGTGTTCCCCGGCGCGGTGGCGGGCCTGGTCAGGGGCGACGACGGGTTGCTCGGCGACCCGGTGACCGTGGCGAGCGTCCCGGAGCGCGCGGTGGTCTACACCGACGGCTACGGCAACCTCAAGACCAGCTGGTACGACGCCCCCGCCGACACCGGCACGACGGTCCGCGTCCGCATCGCCGGCGCCGAGGTGGAGGCGATGGTCAGCGACGGCGTCTTCACGGTCCCGGCCGGGACGGTGTCCTTCGCGCCGGGCAGCTCCGGCTGGGGCGGACGGGCCTGTTACGAGCTGTTCGCCCGCGGCGGCAACGCGGCCGAGCTGTTCGGCTTCCCGACCTCCGGAACCCCGGTCGAGGTCGGCTGA
- a CDS encoding SDR family oxidoreductase, translated as MTIAGSALVTGASRGLGAQIARRLAADGWPVAVNYHSDEAGAGRVVAAIEAAGGRAAAFRADVTDERAVPAMVAEIESRLGPVQAVVANATGPQPLVAAEEVSWQDHLDQLVFFVKSPTLLLQATLPGMRRLGTGRIVHIGSDSFERALPGASAYNAAKGAQIGLARTWARELGRHGVTVNVVAPGWIPVERHGVVTAEDSAGYVRDVPLGRMGTPEDIADVVAFVVSDAARFVTGERITVNGGHTID; from the coding sequence ATGACGATCGCCGGGAGTGCCCTGGTCACCGGGGCGTCGCGGGGTCTGGGCGCGCAGATCGCCCGCCGCCTGGCCGCCGACGGCTGGCCGGTCGCGGTGAACTACCACTCCGACGAGGCCGGGGCGGGCCGCGTGGTCGCCGCCATCGAGGCGGCCGGCGGGCGGGCGGCCGCCTTCCGCGCCGACGTGACCGACGAGCGCGCCGTCCCGGCCATGGTGGCGGAGATCGAGTCGCGGCTCGGCCCGGTGCAGGCCGTGGTCGCCAACGCGACCGGCCCGCAGCCGCTCGTCGCGGCCGAGGAGGTGAGCTGGCAGGACCACCTCGATCAGCTCGTCTTCTTCGTCAAGAGCCCCACGCTACTGCTGCAGGCGACCCTGCCCGGCATGCGCCGGCTCGGCACCGGCCGCATCGTGCACATCGGCTCCGACTCGTTCGAGCGGGCGCTGCCGGGCGCCTCGGCGTACAACGCGGCGAAGGGCGCCCAGATCGGCCTCGCCCGCACGTGGGCCCGCGAGCTGGGCCGGCACGGCGTCACGGTGAACGTGGTGGCGCCCGGCTGGATCCCGGTCGAGCGGCACGGCGTGGTCACGGCCGAGGACAGCGCCGGGTACGTCCGCGACGTGCCGCTCGGCCGCATGGGCACCCCGGAGGACATCGCCGACGTGGTCGCCTTCGTGGTCAGCGACGCCGCCCGCTTCGTCACCGGCGAGCGGATCACGGTGAACGGCGGTCACACGATCGACTAG
- a CDS encoding DUF664 domain-containing protein, whose product MTAPFPSGTPDELELHLRWLAFLRGAVLRKASGITDEQARWRPDGRLLPLVGIVNHLTHVEWRWIDGQMLGADTGKDESEYAPAGLGIEDALAAYRRRAGATDAAVRSLADLATPCRWGDGTDLRFVLLHLINETARHAGHADAVRELLDGTTGE is encoded by the coding sequence ATGACCGCCCCCTTCCCGTCCGGCACGCCCGACGAGCTCGAGCTGCACCTGCGCTGGCTGGCGTTCCTTCGCGGCGCGGTGCTGCGCAAGGCGTCCGGGATCACCGACGAGCAGGCCCGCTGGCGCCCCGACGGCCGGCTGCTGCCGCTCGTCGGCATCGTCAACCACCTCACCCACGTGGAGTGGCGCTGGATCGACGGGCAGATGCTCGGCGCCGACACCGGCAAGGACGAGTCCGAGTACGCCCCGGCCGGCCTGGGGATCGAGGATGCGCTCGCCGCGTACCGCCGGCGGGCCGGGGCGACCGACGCCGCGGTCCGTTCCCTGGCCGATCTCGCGACGCCGTGCCGGTGGGGCGACGGCACCGATCTACGCTTCGTGCTCCTGCACTTGATCAACGAGACGGCCCGCCATGCCGGCCACGCCGACGCGGTCCGCGAGCTGCTCGACGGTACGACGGGAGAATGA
- a CDS encoding putative quinol monooxygenase yields MAYGYLAAMRATPGNRDEVVQILLGGTDGLRDAGCLLYVVSVDDADADLIHVTEAWQSKQHHDDSLRLPETKAAIAKAMPLLTGEFTGREVTVVGGLGVA; encoded by the coding sequence GTGGCATACGGCTATCTGGCGGCGATGCGCGCGACCCCCGGCAACCGCGACGAGGTCGTGCAGATCCTGCTCGGCGGGACCGACGGCCTGCGCGACGCAGGCTGCCTGCTGTACGTGGTGAGCGTCGACGACGCCGACGCCGACCTGATCCACGTCACCGAGGCGTGGCAGAGCAAGCAGCACCACGACGACTCGCTGCGCCTCCCGGAGACGAAGGCGGCGATCGCCAAGGCGATGCCCCTGCTCACCGGCGAGTTCACCGGCCGGGAGGTCACCGTCGTGGGCGGGCTCGGCGTGGCATGA
- a CDS encoding TerC/Alx family metal homeostasis membrane protein, protein MLDSIGSPLLWTVTVAILVVLLAVDFAVTRRPHDVPMREAVGWTVFYLALPVVFGLVMWPLYGGDVSVEFFTGWVVEKSLSVDNLFVFMLLLTAFAVPSALAQRVLLYGIVGALVLRAVFIALGAAVISAGSWAFLLFGAILLVTAAKVMRDAVSGHAQQVDIGSMRSVKLLSRLMPVTREYHGAKLTVRSAGRRALTPMALVVVAVFMTDIVFAVDSVPAVYGVTDDPYIVFATNAFALLGLRALYFVLPNALSKLRHLNHGLAVILGFIGVKLVLHWAHTVWSWAPEVPTPLSLVVILGVLLTVTATSVAANRREAATPAAPDKVGAGS, encoded by the coding sequence ATGCTGGATTCGATCGGCTCGCCCCTGCTCTGGACCGTCACGGTGGCGATCCTGGTGGTGCTGCTGGCGGTCGACTTCGCGGTGACCCGCCGGCCGCACGACGTGCCGATGCGCGAGGCGGTCGGCTGGACGGTCTTCTACCTGGCGTTGCCCGTCGTGTTCGGGCTGGTGATGTGGCCGCTGTACGGCGGCGACGTGTCGGTCGAGTTCTTCACCGGCTGGGTGGTGGAGAAGTCGCTGTCCGTGGACAACCTGTTCGTGTTCATGCTTCTGCTCACCGCGTTCGCCGTACCGTCCGCTCTCGCCCAGCGGGTGTTGCTCTACGGCATCGTCGGCGCGCTGGTCCTGCGGGCCGTGTTCATCGCGCTGGGCGCCGCGGTGATCAGCGCGGGCAGCTGGGCGTTCCTGCTGTTCGGCGCGATCCTGCTGGTGACCGCCGCCAAGGTGATGCGGGACGCGGTGTCCGGGCACGCGCAGCAGGTCGACATCGGCAGCATGCGCAGCGTCAAGCTGCTGAGCCGGCTGATGCCGGTGACCCGGGAGTACCACGGCGCCAAGCTGACCGTGCGCTCGGCGGGCCGGCGGGCGCTGACCCCGATGGCGCTGGTCGTGGTCGCCGTGTTCATGACCGACATCGTGTTCGCGGTGGACTCCGTCCCGGCCGTGTACGGCGTGACCGACGACCCGTACATCGTGTTCGCGACCAACGCGTTCGCCCTGCTCGGCCTGCGCGCGCTGTACTTCGTGCTGCCCAACGCGCTGAGCAAGCTGCGCCACCTCAACCACGGCCTGGCCGTGATCCTCGGCTTCATCGGCGTGAAGCTCGTGCTGCACTGGGCGCACACGGTGTGGTCGTGGGCCCCGGAGGTGCCGACGCCGCTGTCGCTGGTGGTGATCCTGGGCGTGCTGCTCACCGTGACCGCCACGAGCGTGGCGGCGAACCGGCGCGAGGCCGCCACGCCCGCCGCCCCGGACAAGGTCGGCGCGGGGAGCTAA
- a CDS encoding M20/M25/M40 family metallo-hydrolase: MTDQRERPPQVPALSSRRAFLSASAAVAATPVLGRAAHAAGLHGQHPDHELRSLLREIDPHRIGATVARLAAFGTRHTLSSQDDPERGIGAARDWIHEQFRRYAAESGGRMTVELQSFIQPPASRIPEPTRITNVVATLRGDGDPGRVYVVTGHYDSRASDVMDATSDAPGADDDASGVAAIMEVARVMAARRTEATIVFAAVAGEEQGLYGSDRLAEQFKDAGADVQAMFSNDIVGTGDAHDGTAADPRTVRLFVEGVPTSETPAQASTRQSVGGENDGPSRQLGRFVRDVAENPQTGMKVRVVWRRDRYLRGSDHISFLLRGYPAARFTEPRENFAHEHQDVRVENGIQYGDLVTFCDFWYIARVARVNAAALWSLAQAPGTPKGVVIDTTRLTNDTTLRWQPSTAADLAEYEVVWRETTAPDWQHVLPVGNVTTVTIDLSKDNVFFGVRAVDRAGHRSPVAAPTPG, from the coding sequence ATGACGGATCAGCGCGAACGGCCCCCGCAGGTGCCGGCTCTGTCCTCGCGACGCGCGTTCCTGTCGGCCTCCGCCGCCGTCGCCGCCACCCCTGTGCTGGGGCGCGCCGCGCACGCCGCCGGGCTGCACGGACAGCACCCCGACCATGAGCTCAGGTCGCTGCTGCGCGAGATCGATCCGCACCGCATCGGGGCGACCGTGGCCCGCCTCGCCGCGTTCGGCACCCGGCACACACTGTCCAGCCAGGACGACCCCGAGCGCGGGATCGGCGCGGCCCGGGACTGGATCCACGAGCAGTTCCGCCGGTACGCGGCCGAGTCCGGCGGGCGGATGACCGTCGAGCTGCAGTCGTTCATCCAGCCGCCGGCGTCGCGGATCCCGGAGCCGACCCGGATCACCAACGTCGTCGCCACCCTGCGCGGGGACGGCGACCCCGGCCGGGTGTACGTGGTGACCGGCCACTACGACTCGCGGGCGTCCGACGTCATGGACGCCACCAGCGACGCGCCCGGCGCCGACGACGACGCGTCCGGGGTCGCCGCGATCATGGAGGTCGCGCGGGTGATGGCCGCCCGGCGCACCGAGGCCACGATCGTGTTCGCCGCGGTCGCCGGCGAGGAACAGGGCCTGTACGGCTCCGACCGTCTCGCGGAGCAGTTCAAGGACGCCGGCGCCGACGTCCAGGCCATGTTCAGCAACGACATCGTGGGCACCGGCGACGCGCACGACGGGACGGCCGCGGACCCGCGTACGGTCCGGCTCTTCGTCGAGGGCGTGCCCACGTCCGAGACCCCCGCGCAGGCCTCGACCCGGCAGTCGGTCGGCGGCGAGAACGACGGCCCGTCGCGGCAGCTGGGCCGCTTCGTCCGCGACGTCGCGGAGAACCCGCAGACCGGTATGAAGGTCCGCGTCGTCTGGCGCCGCGACCGGTACCTGCGCGGCAGCGACCACATCTCGTTCCTGCTGCGCGGCTACCCGGCGGCGCGCTTCACCGAGCCGCGGGAGAACTTCGCCCACGAGCACCAGGACGTGCGGGTCGAGAACGGCATCCAGTACGGCGACCTCGTCACGTTCTGCGACTTCTGGTACATCGCCCGCGTGGCCCGGGTCAATGCGGCGGCGCTGTGGTCGCTCGCCCAGGCGCCGGGCACCCCCAAGGGCGTGGTCATCGACACCACCCGCCTGACCAACGACACGACGCTGCGCTGGCAGCCGTCGACGGCGGCGGACCTCGCGGAGTACGAGGTGGTGTGGCGCGAGACGACGGCCCCGGACTGGCAGCACGTCCTGCCGGTGGGCAACGTGACCACGGTGACGATCGACCTGTCGAAGGACAACGTCTTCTTCGGCGTACGGGCAGTGGACCGCGCCGGCCACCGCAGCCCCGTGGCCGCACCGACCCCGGGTTAG